In one window of Comamonas testosteroni DNA:
- a CDS encoding GAF domain-containing protein has protein sequence MAIHNWDYAPEALEVQVSELLLATADQSDELVDESVRLVLQELRQHLNMEVIFISEIRNSQRMFQHVDTAPGKELIATGGGGPLEESFCQCVLDGVLPGLVQDAATHPAFTKLPATPFRVGAHLSTPIVLASGKVYGTLCCFSQAADESLTAKDLQKLECVARIIARRLDIKQAQQLQPAEEKRTPCGPTSPGKL, from the coding sequence ATGGCGATTCACAACTGGGATTACGCACCGGAGGCGCTGGAGGTACAGGTCAGCGAATTGTTGCTGGCCACAGCAGATCAAAGCGACGAACTGGTCGATGAAAGCGTGCGTCTGGTCCTGCAGGAGCTGCGCCAGCACCTCAATATGGAGGTGATTTTTATCTCAGAGATCCGCAACAGCCAACGCATGTTCCAGCATGTCGATACTGCTCCCGGCAAGGAATTGATTGCTACTGGCGGCGGCGGCCCTCTGGAAGAGTCGTTTTGCCAGTGCGTACTCGACGGCGTTCTGCCCGGTCTGGTCCAGGATGCGGCCACCCACCCGGCCTTTACCAAGCTGCCGGCAACTCCTTTTCGTGTAGGTGCTCATCTGAGCACCCCTATCGTGCTGGCCAGCGGCAAGGTCTACGGCACGCTGTGCTGCTTCAGTCAGGCCGCCGATGAAAGCCTGACGGCCAAGGACCTGCAAAAACTCGAATGCGTGGCCAGGATCATCGCCAGGCGACTCGATATCAAGCAGGCTCAACAACTGCAGCCGGCCGAAGAAAAGCGCACGCCTTGCGGCCCGACTTCTCCCGGAAAGCTCTGA
- a CDS encoding maleate cis-trans isomerase family protein, producing the protein MTATKTCLGVLTPSSNTALEPLTSALAASAGRCSAHFSRFTVTEISLAQAALNQFDDSKILAAAELLADAKVDVIGWSGTAAGWRGFDCDRQLCERIEQRTGIKATTAILALNELMQKLSVKKLAIVSPYTADVQQCIVNNYRAAGVETTAHRHLNISVNHRFALVEPEQLLGLIAEVIEEGAPDAVVTYCTNLHAAQLADQVERRWNVPLLDTVSTTVWGMLRAAGRSPADIKGWGRLFEVA; encoded by the coding sequence ATGACTGCAACCAAGACATGCCTGGGCGTGCTGACGCCTTCTTCGAATACGGCGCTGGAGCCTCTGACCAGTGCGCTTGCCGCCAGCGCGGGTCGATGCTCGGCGCATTTTTCGCGCTTCACGGTGACGGAGATTTCGTTGGCGCAGGCCGCGCTCAATCAGTTTGATGACAGCAAGATTCTTGCGGCCGCAGAGCTGCTGGCGGATGCCAAAGTGGATGTGATCGGCTGGAGTGGTACCGCTGCTGGCTGGCGCGGTTTTGACTGCGATCGGCAGTTGTGCGAGCGCATCGAGCAGCGTACGGGCATCAAGGCAACGACGGCCATCCTGGCGCTCAATGAGCTGATGCAAAAGCTTTCCGTCAAAAAGCTGGCCATCGTGAGCCCCTATACCGCGGATGTGCAGCAATGTATCGTCAACAATTACCGCGCAGCCGGTGTGGAAACCACGGCTCACCGGCATCTGAACATTTCGGTCAATCACCGCTTCGCGCTCGTGGAGCCGGAGCAACTGCTGGGGCTGATTGCAGAGGTGATCGAGGAGGGCGCTCCCGATGCGGTGGTGACTTACTGCACCAATCTGCATGCAGCGCAGCTGGCCGATCAGGTGGAGCGGCGCTGGAATGTGCCGCTGCTCGATACGGTAAGTACCACGGTGTGGGGGATGCTGCGTGCGGCAGGGCGTAGCCCGGCGGATATCAAGGGGTGGGGGCGCTTGTTTGAAGTGGCGTGA
- a CDS encoding helix-turn-helix transcriptional regulator, with amino-acid sequence MTSELITTLAQARKAARITQADLAERAGLSRMAVQRTETGDVDPRFSTLQEMARVLNMELIAVPAELHAQVLALIQPQTDQKGAASSIASPVTGQDSL; translated from the coding sequence ATGACTTCCGAACTCATCACGACTCTGGCCCAGGCTCGCAAGGCCGCCCGCATCACCCAGGCCGATCTGGCCGAACGTGCCGGTCTGTCGCGTATGGCCGTACAGCGCACTGAAACCGGCGATGTCGACCCGCGCTTTTCCACTCTGCAGGAAATGGCCCGTGTACTGAATATGGAGCTGATCGCCGTGCCGGCCGAGCTCCACGCCCAGGTGCTGGCACTGATTCAGCCCCAGACCGACCAGAAGGGTGCAGCCAGCAGCATCGCCAGTCCGGTGACCGGCCAGGATTCGCTATGA
- a CDS encoding fumarylacetoacetate hydrolase family protein — protein MKLVRFGAAGEEKPGLLDAQGVLRDASAWVADWRGAELHPEKLAQWRDRQSEALPAVSGAPRLGCPVAQVGKIVCVGLNYADHAAEAGAAPPAEPVLFMKAVTAISGPNDAIQIAPAATKVDWEVELGVVIGSRATRVGEQAALGHVAGYVLGNDVSERAWQMERGGTWDKGKSHDSFAPLGPWLLTADEVADPHRIALWLEVNGQRMQGSNTSNFIFGVPKIISYISHFMTLEAGDVILTGTPAGVGLGQKPEPVFLKPGDVVRLGADGLGEQRQVCVAVN, from the coding sequence ATGAAACTGGTTCGATTTGGAGCTGCCGGTGAGGAAAAGCCCGGTCTGCTGGATGCTCAAGGAGTGTTGCGCGATGCTTCGGCCTGGGTGGCGGACTGGCGCGGCGCCGAGCTGCATCCAGAAAAGCTGGCGCAATGGCGCGATCGACAATCCGAGGCGCTGCCGGCCGTGTCAGGAGCCCCCCGACTGGGCTGCCCGGTGGCGCAGGTGGGCAAGATCGTCTGCGTGGGGCTCAACTATGCAGACCATGCGGCAGAGGCGGGGGCTGCGCCACCGGCCGAACCGGTGCTGTTCATGAAGGCGGTCACGGCCATCAGCGGGCCCAATGATGCCATACAGATAGCGCCGGCGGCGACCAAGGTGGACTGGGAAGTGGAGCTGGGGGTGGTCATCGGCAGCCGCGCCACGCGGGTGGGCGAGCAGGCCGCGCTGGGTCATGTGGCCGGCTATGTGCTGGGCAACGATGTGTCCGAGCGGGCTTGGCAGATGGAGCGCGGAGGCACCTGGGACAAGGGCAAGAGCCATGACAGCTTTGCACCGCTGGGACCCTGGCTGCTGACGGCCGACGAGGTGGCCGATCCGCACCGCATTGCGTTGTGGCTTGAAGTGAACGGCCAGCGCATGCAAGGCAGCAATACCAGCAATTTCATCTTTGGCGTGCCCAAGATCATCAGCTATATCAGCCACTTCATGACGCTGGAGGCCGGCGATGTGATTCTCACCGGAACGCCTGCGGGCGTGGGCCTGGGTCAAAAGCCAGAGCCCGTCTTTCTCAAGCCCGGCGACGTGGTGCGGTTGGGTGCTGACGGACTGGGCGAGCAGCGCCAGGTCTGCGTGGCGGTGAACTGA